A window from Flavobacterium gyeonganense encodes these proteins:
- a CDS encoding glycoside hydrolase 43 family protein, whose amino-acid sequence MQVKKNKNTTIRFNAKKHHYEKYISHLIIEFYYAVSGKRTGKKAHNPVIFADVPDLSMIRVGDTYYMSSTTMHMNPGVPIMKSKDLINWKLVSYAYEVLENDGDKLNLDNEKNDYGRGSWASSLRYHNGTYYVSTFSGTTGKTYIFSTKDIEKGPWKRIVLNNSYHDHSLLFDDDGKVYLVWGAGKIQIIELQNDLLAVKEETKRVLIENAHAPAGDNIMLPSEGSQLFKIKGKYYLFNICWPKGGMRTVVIHRADKITGPWEGRIGLQDLGVAQGGLIDTPDGKWYSYLFRDYGGVGRIPYLVPVKWENDWPVLGENGKVPEYLDLPANKSLIPGIVNSDDFTRKNGKNELPLVWQWNHNPDNSLWSLNERKGYLRLKTGRIDNSFLQAKNTLTQRTFGPECSASILIDISKMKEGDISGLSLLQKDFGFVAVKVENGVKKMIMTAAEKGITKEIESVSLNQDKIYFKAECNFKDRADTGRFFYSLDGKKWISIGNAIKLPYTIPHFMGYRFGLFNYATKNTGGFVDFDYFNIDDKISKAN is encoded by the coding sequence TTGCAAGTAAAAAAGAATAAAAATACTACGATACGTTTTAACGCTAAAAAGCATCATTATGAAAAATATATATCACATCTTATTATTGAGTTTTATTACGCTGTCTCTGGTAAACGCACAGGAAAAAAAGCACATAATCCGGTAATTTTTGCAGATGTGCCTGATTTGTCTATGATTAGGGTAGGAGATACGTATTACATGAGCAGCACTACAATGCACATGAATCCTGGAGTGCCCATTATGAAATCAAAGGATTTGATAAACTGGAAACTGGTTAGTTATGCATATGAAGTGCTGGAAAACGATGGTGATAAACTGAATCTGGATAATGAAAAAAATGATTATGGGCGTGGCTCATGGGCAAGCAGTCTTCGTTATCATAACGGAACTTATTATGTAAGCACTTTTTCGGGAACAACTGGTAAAACCTATATATTTTCAACAAAAGATATTGAAAAAGGGCCTTGGAAAAGAATTGTTTTAAATAATTCTTACCATGACCATTCACTTTTATTTGATGATGATGGTAAGGTTTACCTTGTTTGGGGTGCAGGAAAAATTCAAATTATAGAATTACAAAATGACCTTTTAGCTGTTAAAGAAGAAACAAAAAGAGTTTTAATCGAAAATGCACATGCGCCTGCAGGAGACAATATAATGCTGCCGTCAGAAGGCTCTCAGCTTTTTAAAATTAAAGGCAAATATTATTTGTTTAATATTTGCTGGCCAAAAGGAGGGATGCGTACCGTAGTAATACATCGGGCAGATAAAATAACGGGTCCTTGGGAAGGTAGAATAGGCTTGCAGGATTTAGGCGTTGCGCAAGGCGGACTTATCGATACGCCTGATGGAAAATGGTATTCTTACTTGTTTAGAGATTACGGTGGTGTTGGCCGTATTCCTTATCTGGTTCCTGTAAAATGGGAAAATGACTGGCCTGTATTGGGAGAAAATGGAAAAGTGCCTGAATATTTGGATTTACCAGCAAATAAAAGCCTTATTCCGGGTATTGTGAACTCTGATGATTTTACAAGAAAAAATGGCAAAAATGAGTTGCCGTTAGTTTGGCAGTGGAATCATAATCCTGATAATTCACTTTGGTCCCTAAATGAGAGAAAAGGGTATTTAAGGTTAAAAACAGGCAGAATAGATAATAGTTTTTTGCAGGCTAAGAATACTTTAACTCAAAGAACTTTTGGCCCCGAATGTTCCGCATCTATACTGATAGATATATCTAAAATGAAAGAGGGTGATATTTCCGGACTTTCATTATTGCAGAAAGATTTCGGTTTTGTAGCTGTAAAAGTGGAAAATGGTGTCAAAAAAATGATAATGACAGCTGCTGAAAAAGGAATTACAAAAGAAATTGAAAGTGTTTCTTTAAATCAGGATAAAATATATTTTAAAGCAGAATGTAATTTCAAAGACAGGGCTGATACAGGAAGATTTTTTTACAGTCTGGACGGAAAAAAATGGATCAGCATTGGTAATGCAATAAAATTACCTTACACCATTCCGCATTTTATGGGATACCGATTCGGGCTATTCAATTATGCTACAAAAAATACTGGAGGTTTTGTAGATTTTGATTATTTCAATATTGATGATAAAATTTCAAAGGCAAATTAA